CCGCCGCCCCAGGCACCGCCCGTGCCGGCCGGCATCCAGGTGGTCGTGTCCCCGGCCGTGTACGAAGAGTTCGCCGCCAGCTCCGCCGCCCAGGGCCCCCAGCGCCTCCAGCCCCTCTACCGGGGCGGCGCCGCCGACACCCCGCCCGTCGCCTGGTACTGCCCGCTGACCCCCGCCGCGGCGCCCGAGCCCGAGGTCCGCGACCTGGTCCGGGGCCCCTTCATCGCGCACGACCTGCGCCGGCTCGGGATCCCGGCCCCGGGCCGCACGGCCGTCGTCCACACCCGGCCCGACGGCCCGCTCACCCTCCTCGACCCGGCCCGGCCGTACGGCGACGGGCCGACCCGGCCCGTGACGTACTACGAGGTCGACCTCACCACCCACCAGTCCCACCACCGCGTCTCCCTGCCCAGCTCCGGCAAGGGCGCCTTCGCCGCCGCGGTCGAACTGTCCTGGCACGTCGACGACCCGGTCGCCTTCGTCCGCGGCGAGGTCGGCCGGGTGTCCGAGCCGCTGCTGGACCATCTGCTGGAGGAGGCGGCCCGGATCACCCACCGCCACCCGCTGCGCCGGGCCGGCGCGGCCCAGCGCGCGGTCAACGCCGGGCTGCGCCGGTGGCCCGTGCCGGGACTGTCGGTGGCGGCGTCGGTGCAGCTGGCCCCGGAGGGCGCGGCCCTGCCCGGACGGCAGGGCCCGGCGCCGTCCGACCGCCCGCTGCCCGGTCTGCTCGCCGACGCCGAGACGGTGCTGCTCGGCTTCGACGGGCCCATGGCCCGGCTGTTCTCGGCGAACGCCGCGAGCGAGGCCGTACTCGACCTGCTCGCCCTCGTCGCCGAGCACCGCGATCCGCGGGACGCTCTGCCCGCCGCCGTGCGGGACACCTTCACGCATCCGCTGGACGTGCTGCGGGCCTTCGCCCGGGACCGGCTCGGCCCGCTCCTGCGCGACCGCCTCGACGCCCTCGAACTCCGCGCGGTCCCCGACGCGCCCACCACCCACAACTCCGTGCCGCTGGTGCGCGCCCTGCACGACTCGGGCCGCCGCGTGAGCGTGGTCTCGGACGCCGGCGCACCGGCCGTGCACCGCTACCTCGACCCCTACGGACTCCCCCTGACCGGCATCCACGGCCGCGGCACGGATCTCACCCTCCTCACCCCGCACCCCGACTGCCTGCTGCGCGCCATGCACTCCTCGGGGGGCGCCGCCGCGACCGGCGTCCTGATCGGCTCCACGGTCGCCGAGCTGACCGCCGCCCAGCAGGCCGGCCTGCGCTTCGTCGGCCTCGCCCGCAACACCACCGCCGGGCGGCAGCTGCGCGAGGCCGGCTGCGAGACCACCGTCACCTCCCTCGCGCCCCTGCTGGAGGCCGCCCGCGCCCTGTGACGGAACGTCGAACCCCCCGTTCGGCGGCGCCCCGCCCGGCCCCCTTGGGAAGGCGGCCCGGTGCCCTCCCGCGCACGATGCGAGGGAGGCCCGCCGTCCGGCGGTCCCTGTCTGCGAGGCCCGCCACCTGGCGGCCCCCCACGGTCTGTGCTCTCGGGAGGACCTGCCATGACCGCCAGTCTGGAGCAGTTGCGCCGCTGCCACTTCGCCGTCGACCTGGGGGCGGCCCGCACCCGCGTCTACGTCAAGGGCGCCGGCCTCGTCGTCGACCAGCCGTCCGCCGCGGCCGTGAACACCCGCACCGGCGCGCTGATCGCGGTCGGCGAGCTCGCGGAGAAGATGACGGGCCGCACCCCGGACTACATCCGGGTGCGGCGGCCGGTCTCCGGCGGCACCGTCGTGGACATCGAGATGGCGCAGCGCATGCTGCGCCACCTGCTCGGCGACAAGATGCGCCGCGCTCTGCGCCGCAAGCCGATCCTGCGCGCGGCGGCCTGCACCCCGCACGACGCCGACCCGCTCGCCCAGCGCGCCGCGATCGAGACGCTGGTCGGGCTCGGGGCCCGCCGGGTGGAACTCGTCGACACGCTGATCGCCGCGGCCGTCGGGTGCGGGCTGCCCGTGGAGCAGCCCGAAGCCACGATGATCATGGTGTGCGGGGCGGCGGCCACGCAGGTGGCCGTGCTGTCCCTGGGCGCGATCGTCACCGCCGAGCGCATCCCGGTGGGCGGTGAGGCCGTCGACCAGGCGATCGTGCAGCACCTGCGCCACGAGCACGAGCTGATGCTGCCCAGCCAGTCGGTGCGGCCGCTGCAGCTCGCCCTGTCCGGCAACGGCCTGACCGCGCAGGGCCCGGCCTCGACGGAGATCCACGGGCGGGACGTCGCCACCGGCCTGGCCCGCTCCGTCCAGGTCGACACCGCGGCCGTGCGGGACGCCATCCAGACGCCGCTCACCGCCATCCTGGACGGCATCGGCAAGGTGCTGCGGTCCTGCCCGCCGGACCTGGTCGCCGACCTCGCCGACCGGGGGATCATGATGGTCGGCGGCAGCGCCCTGCTGCCGGGCCTGGACCAGATGCTGCGGCAGGCGACCAACATGCCGGTGCACATCGCGGAGCGCCCGGACGTGTGTGCCGTGCAGGG
This genomic stretch from Streptomyces sp. Go-475 harbors:
- a CDS encoding rod shape-determining protein, yielding MTASLEQLRRCHFAVDLGAARTRVYVKGAGLVVDQPSAAAVNTRTGALIAVGELAEKMTGRTPDYIRVRRPVSGGTVVDIEMAQRMLRHLLGDKMRRALRRKPILRAAACTPHDADPLAQRAAIETLVGLGARRVELVDTLIAAAVGCGLPVEQPEATMIMVCGAAATQVAVLSLGAIVTAERIPVGGEAVDQAIVQHLRHEHELMLPSQSVRPLQLALSGNGLTAQGPASTEIHGRDVATGLARSVQVDTAAVRDAIQTPLTAILDGIGKVLRSCPPDLVADLADRGIMMVGGSALLPGLDQMLRQATNMPVHIAERPDVCAVQGLGAMLEGRIEPLALDPLGS